TGTGATGTGCAGATCACCACGATGGTCGACCGGCCAGGCTACATTCTCATCTTGCTCGAGCCACGCGAGATTGCAGAAAAGATGGGTCGTGCGATGCAGTCCAAGACGGCGGCCAAGTCGGCGATCGGCATGGCAGAGATGCTGGCCCACGAAATCAAGAACCCTTTGGCCGGAATAACCGGGGCCGCGCAACTTTTGAGCATGAGCTTGAGCGGAGAAGACATTGAGCTTACAGACTTAATTGTGGAAGAGACACGTCGGGTTGTAAAGCTGCTGGAACAGGTAGAACAGTTTGGCAACTTGCGCCCCCCGCAGCGGCGCGCGGTCAACATCCACGATGTGCTGGACCGGGCCCAGAAATCCGCCGCTGTGGGCTTTGCAGCCCACATGAAAATTCGCGAGTTTTTTGACCCGTCCCTGCCGCCGACATTTGCGGACTCCGATCAACTGCTTCAGGTGTTCCTGAACCTTTTGCGCAATGCCGCGCAAGCCGCCGGAAAGTCCAGTGGTACGATCGAAATTCGGACGTATTACGAGCTGTCCCTGCGAGTAGAGCGCCCGGACGGATCGCGTGCTGCAGTGCCCCTGCAGATCGAGATTATCGACGACGGGCCTGGACTACCGCCGGAGTTGGATGGCGAGA
The nucleotide sequence above comes from Litoreibacter ponti. Encoded proteins:
- a CDS encoding two-component system sensor histidine kinase NtrB; the protein is MSPGFFDTLWSSLPIPALIIDSENRVAEVNAACETFMNLSAKSLRGAPVWDKLHVNAPLDEAVTRVRRDLSALFVNTVDVGSGERAPVQCDVQITTMVDRPGYILILLEPREIAEKMGRAMQSKTAAKSAIGMAEMLAHEIKNPLAGITGAAQLLSMSLSGEDIELTDLIVEETRRVVKLLEQVEQFGNLRPPQRRAVNIHDVLDRAQKSAAVGFAAHMKIREFFDPSLPPTFADSDQLLQVFLNLLRNAAQAAGKSSGTIEIRTYYELSLRVERPDGSRAAVPLQIEIIDDGPGLPPELDGEIFEPFVSGRENGTGLGLALVSKIIAEHDGWISVSSAPGRTAFRISLPVAPKEAE